The window GAGTCGCGGTCTGCTCGATGTGCTGCCAGACGAAGCTTCGCTCGCCATGATGCTTTCGCATGAGCTGGCGCACATCTCGCTTGGCCATTCTGTGAATACGAAATACGCCTTCAGCGATCGCATGATCTTTCCCGACGAGCAGGTAATGCAGAAGATTGGCATGCGGCGCAACGATTCTGACGAGGATGCCGCCGATAAGAAAGCCGTCGAGCTACTCAAGAGTTCTCCATACCGGGACAAGCTGTCCAATGCCGGACTGTTTCTCAAGGCGCTGCAGTCGAGATCGCACGAGCTGACTTGGCTGATTAGTCCTAATTTTGGAAACAGGATGGCGAAGGGCAGCGATATTCTCAGAATGGAGCCGCTCATTCAATCAGCTCCAGAGCTCAAGACAAGCGACGTTCGACAACTCGCTGCGCTCCCACTAGGCAGCCGAATCAAACTCGATCCCTGGGATGATCACGTGAACCTGAAGCGCAGCAAGCCCGAGACAGTCTTGTCCGCCCGCGAGAAGTTACCGTTCGAAGTCACACCGATGATTCCCAATCTGATGCGCGCCGGCGAAGCCAGAGGGAATGAGGTGGCTGAGAAGCGCTGAATTCTCAATGCAACGGAGCGCGCGAATGCCCGGGCGCGCTCCGTTCCCTATGAAGAGCAACCGTCGATACAGCTAGAATCCAGCTACTCCGGATTCCTCACGCAGAGACTGAGAGCTGCGCAACTCCGTCCAGTCGTGTCTTCATCACAACCTAAACGACGTTTCGATCGGCTACTTCGAGCAAAGGTGATCAATGGTACTGGCTCGTCTGAAAACATTTTGGCATTTTGCCGTAATTACTCTTGCCTGCTGCTGTCTGGTTGGGTGCTTAGCGCTGGCAGGATCAAAGAGCTCAGGAGGCAATAACACCGGCGGTGGCACTAGCGGCGGTAGTGTTGGAGGCGCTCCTCCGGTTGCCGGTACGCCCGGTCCGAATAACGGAGCTACCGGCGATCTCAGCGCGATTAACCACATCGTTTTCATGTCCCAGGAGAATCGTTCGTTCGATTCCTATTTCGGACACATGAACGAATATCGCGCCTCGCTGGGACTTCCTCAAGACGTGGACGGCTTGCCTGCGAACGCCTCAAATCCTGCATTCGATGGAACGATTATTAACGCTTTTCATCTTCAGACGATGTGCGTGGAGAACACCAGCGCCGACTGGGCTACGAGCCATATCAACTTCAATCGCTTTAACGAAACCTCAGACACACCGACCATGGATGGTTTCGTCGTGCAGGCGGGAGCTGCGGCGATGGGGCAGGGAAGCAAGGATACAGTCGGCGTTCGCGCCATGGGGTATTACACCTCCGCCGATCTCCCTTATTACTACTTCATGGCCTCGCAGTTTGCGACCTCCGATCGCTGGTTTGCTCCCGCGCCCACCGAGACGGAAGCTAATCGACTGTACCTGGTGGCCGCAACTTCGGTTGGGCACGTCCACAGGCCGACAATGCAAGTGAGCGCAAAGACGATCTTCGATCTCCTCGATACCAAGAACATCTCGTACAAGATCTACTACATGGATCCGCATCTGGATACTGAGCTGGACGACTTCTCCGGTTTCATGGCCACGCACCAAAACAAGTTCGCGCCCTTGTCGCAGTACTACACCGATTTACAGAACGGAACGTTACCTCAGGTTTCCTATATTGAACCTGGATTTACGGACGGGAATGATGAGCATCCGGGACTCGGCAACGATATTCAGATCGGAGCCGCTGAGACGGCGAAGATCATCAGTGCACTGATGGCAAGCAGTGCGTGGAAGGACTCGGCCTTCATTCTCGTCTACGATGAGGGCGGAGGATTCTATGATCATGTGCCCCCGCCAACTACTGTTCCTTCACCGGACGGCATTCCGCCGCAGGACCTGATTGCGACGAATCCTCCTGACCCAAAGGGAGATTTCACGCGATACGGTTTCCGAGTCCCAATGATGGTGGTTTCGCCGTTCACGAAGAAGCATTACGTCTCTCATACCGTCACAGACAGTACAGCCGTTTTGAAGATGATTGAAGCGCGCTTCGGTCTGCCGAATTTGAACAAGCGCGATGCATCGGGAATGGATATGAGCGAATTCTTTGATTTTCAAGGCAAGCCATGGACAACTCCGCCAAACCCGCCGGCTCAGCCGACGAATGGGCCTTGCTATGATGCCCTGCCGTGAGCGGAACGAAAGTAGAGACGCAGCATGCTGCGTCTTCACCATGCTGCGCGGAAAACCCGGCGCGCTTCGTTTTGGATTTGAGATCTCATGCAGACGCAGCATGCCGCGTCTACACTAAACGGGTTGCAACTTCCTGTCGCACGTCATAGCCTTGGACGTGCGGCTGCCTCCCGGCAAAATCTTCGCAGTTTTGTTGGTCTGTATTTCACTCACCTTTGTTGGGCTAGTTGTTTCTCGCCAATGGTGGATGCCCCCGCCTGCTGCCAGCCATGCGCCCGCCCTTGATCGGCTAATTTTGTGGGCATTGATCGATGTGGGTGTCGCATTTGTGTTAGCGCACCTGCTTCTTGCCCTACTGCTCTGGAAATTTCATGCCAGGTCGACGCAAACGCACCTGACTGGCGCAGCGCGGATCGCCGTCATCGTCAGTGTGCTCTTTATTTCTCTTGAATTATTCAGCGCAGCCACGCTTGGCCGAAGTGCGTGGGGCAGCATGTTTTCTGAGTCTTCGGGCTCGCATGTTGTTAAAGCCCAGGTCATGGGGCAACAGTTCGCATATTACTTCCGCTATCCGGGAGCCGACGGGAAGTTCGGTCCAATCCATGTCGACAAGATCGATGCGAGCGTCGGCAACTACTTCGGATTAGATCGAAAGAATGACGCGACTTCAAAGGACGACGTGGTAAGCGCGATGCTCATTCTGCCTGTGAATCAGCCAATTGAACTCGTTTTGAGCTCTCAAGATGTAATTCACAGCTTTTATGTTCGTGAACTCCGGGTTCAGCAGGACATGGTTCCTGGCATGCAGATTGCGATGCGGTTTACTGCGACGAAAATTGGTAAATACGAAATTGCCTGCACACAACTGTGTGGCCTGGGACATTACCGAATGCGTGCTTATTTGGAAGTGGTCTCGGACCCAGACTTCCAGAAATGGATGCAGGTGCACGAACATTGATAGGTTGACGGGTTGATGGACATCGACGAGCCATGTCATCGCAAATTCAATTACGGTCTGTTGTTGAACCAACGGGATTCCTCCGTAAATATATCTTCAGCACCAATCACAAAGTTGTCGGGCTTCAATACTTTTCCCTTTCACTCTTCGCTGTGGTCACAGGAATGGCGCTCTCCTGGCTGATGCGGATCCATGTTGCCTGGAGCGGCGCGCGAATCCTCGGGCTCGAACACATGTCCGCTACCGGCGCTCCAGGCGGAGTCATGACGCCCGAGTACTACCTGTCACTGATGACCCTGCATGGCACGATCATGATATTTTTCGTGCTCACGCTAGCTCCGCAGAATGCCTTTGGAAATTATTTCCTGCCTCTTCAGATCGGTGCAGAGGAAACAGCATTCCCATTTGTGAACATGCTGTCATTTTGGACGACGCTCGCTGCTTTTCTGGTTCTTCTCGCGACGTTGTTTGTCAAAGACGGCCCGCCAATCTCCGGCTGGACTGCATATCCACCGATGAGCGCGGTCGGAAAAGACGCTGGTCCCGGACTGGGAACAGGACAGAACCTTTGGATCCTTTCCATTGGCATTTTCTGTATCGCTTCCATCGCGAGTTCGGTCAACTTCATGGTTACCTTCATCGACATGCGCTCTAAAGGCATGTGGCTCCTGCGACTGCCGCTTACGTGCTGGGCCTGGTTCATAACCGCAATCCTGAGCTTGTTGAGCTTTGCGGTGCTGCTGGCCGCCGTAGTCCTGCTCTTTCTTGATCGCACGGCGGGCACAAGTTTCTTCCTGCCTGCCAATCTGCTCGTGAGCGGCAAGATCGAGCCGCACTCCGGCGGATCGCCGTTATTGTGGCAGCACTTGTTCTGGTTCTTCGGACATCCTGAGGTCTACATCACCATCCTTCCCGGATTCGGCATCGTCTCCCACGTGCTGGCGTGCTTTTCGCGTAAACCGATCCTTGGCTACAGACTGATCCTGGGATGCATGCTGGCGATTGGGTTCCTAAGTTTCGTCGTTTGGGGTCATCACATGTTCGTGAGTGGGATGAGTCCTTTTTCGGGATTCCTGTTTTCGATCCCCACAATCATCATCTCCCTGCCGGCCACCATCACGACATTACTGTGGCTGAGCACACTTTGGGGTGGAAAGCTCCAATTCAACACGGCAATGATGTTTTGCCTCGGCTTTATCTCAACCTTCGTCGCCGGCGGACTAGGCGGGATTCTACTGGCGCATCCGGCGGTGGATTCCTATCTGCATGCCACGTATTTTGTGGTCGGTCATCTACACATGGTCATGGGGGTCTCGGCGATCTTTGCCATCTTTGCTGCGATTTACTTTTGGTACCCGAAGATGTTCGGAAGAATGCTGAGCGAGCGGCTGGGTCTGATTCACTTTGGGCTGACCTTCCTAGGTGTCTATTGCATCTTCATGCCAATGCATCTGCTTGGCTTCTCGGGGAACCCGCGTCGTTACGCAATGCTTAGCGATGACTTCCTGCTTCCGCTGATTCCGTTGCATAAGTTCATCACGGTGGCGGCTCTGATTACGGGAGCAGTCCAGCTTATCTTCTTATTCAATCTGTTCTGGAGTATGTATAAGGGAAGACCGGCGTCGGAAAATCCGTGGAACGCGACATCTTTGGAGTGGAGCACGAGTTCTCCGCCGCCAAATCGCAATTTTGTGGAGCAGCCGATCGTAAATCACGGCGCTTATGAATATGGGCAGACAGGTCTCGTGCGCGATTTTGTTATGCAATCAGATCCGGAAAACCTGAAGGTGACAGAGTGAATTGGTTTTGGAAAATCGTATTCCCGATTGCAGTAGTCTGTGCGTTCTCAGTGATTTGTGTGAATGCGTTCGCGCAAGGCTGTGCGTCGTGTTACACGACCGCTTCTGCGGGGGGGCCACAGACCGCACGCGCTCTGAGGAGTGGAATTCTCCTACTTCTATTCCCACCAACTTTGATCTTTGCCGGAATCGTCATCACGCTTCGAAGATGGAAGACCGGTGATGGAGCGCTCCCGAGACTTAGTGCTCGAGGGCCGGAATTCAAACGCTCTAAAAACGATGAGAGGACGAAATGAGCGTAGTGTCTCCGGTCTCGCTGGGGGATTCACGGGGTGGTCCTCCGTTAACATTCAATCGCCAAATCGCCTCCGATGAAGCCGAGTTTCCGCTTCGATTGAGACGATATCGGCTGGGACTCGCGTTGTTCGTCGCGGCAATAGCGATGTTGTTCGTTGGCTACAGCAGCGCTTACGTAGTTCGCCGAGGAATTCCCACCTTCGATGGTGCGACTGGAACCTATTCGGTCACGTGGGAGCCGCTGCGGCTTCCCATTGCGCTCCTTCTCTTCAATACTTGCCTTCTGATCTCCGCGAGCGGAGCTATCGAAGCCGTCCGGCGCAGAATGCCTGGTCTGCTGGTTGGGAAGGAACAAATTAAACAGGGCGCTATGCTTTGGCTGAACTTGTCCCTGCTATCGGGAACCGGGTTTCTCATCGGGCAGGGAATTGCGTGGCACTCATTGAGCTCCAATGCGCAATTCCTGAGTACGGGCGCGCGTACTGCCTTCTTTTATGTGCTCACGGGCACGCACGCTCTGCACGCGTTGCTCGGTGTGTTGGCTCTTGCGGTTGTAGCAGTTTTCTACGCGCGGATGTCCACAGTGCGAAAATGCCTTGCAATCGATCTGACCGCTTGGTACATGCACTCTATGACATTCTTCTGGATATATCTGCTTTGCTTCGTTCTGTTTGCTTGAGGCGTAATGAGTGTCAAAATGGGACGAGAAAATCCCTGAGGATTCCCTGATATTTTTTCGATGAGTCGCGAAATTGAGCTAAGTCTCTGCCGAGCTCTAGCTTACGGGCAAAATTACAAGACTCTCTGATAATTCCCGGACTTGAGCGAAATTTATGAAATTTGGGTTTCGAAAGACGGCCTGTTATTTCCGCAGTTCTTCCGCATCCGGCTTCGGCTTTCGAATCAAATGACGGCGGCGATGCTCGTTCCAGTGGCTGCGAATACACCAGCTACCTCTAGCTCGGCAATTTCGAGGAAGCACTTTAGTACATGAGGATCAAATTGGGTGCCACTGCCGGCATTCAGGCGCCGGATCGCCTCCGCATGATCCAGGCCTTTGCGGTAACAACGGTTAGAGATCATCGCATCGAAGGCGTCGACGATGGAAACAATGCGCGAGCCGAGGGGAATCTCGTCTGCTTGCAAGCCTCCCGGGTATCCGCTGCCGTCATACGATTCGTGATGATGAAGCGCGAACAGGCTGGCCTCTTCCAATCCGGGAAACAGTCTCAGAATCGACCAACTGTATTCGGGATGCTTGTTCATGATCGCGCGCTCTTCGTCGGTGAGTTTGCTCGGCTTCTTCAAAATTGCGTCGGGCACGCCAATCTTGCCGATGTCGTGCAACAGAGCGGCAACTTCATATTGGTACAAGTTCTCTTCTTCAATTCCCAATCTGCGCGCAACTCTCACGGCCCACTCTGCCAAACGAGTGCTGTGCACGCCAGTGTTGAGGTCTTTTAAGTCGAGCAACTGATTCAAAGCGCAGATTGTGGCAGTGCGCATGGTCACCTGCTGTTCTTCGAGTTCTTTCACTCGAAGAAACAGCGGTGACCAGGAATCAAATGTCTGATGCAGGCTCATGTGGGTGGTCCAGGCGGGTTACTACCAAATCCCGAGCGCATTTCTCCAGGCGCGCACGGCCTGATAGGTATCGAGCACGCCGTATCCATACTGCGAGTAGGAAATTTGCTGTGCGTGCGACAGAGCCTTAGCCGCCTGCTGCTTTGTCAGCAGGAGAGAATTCACATCGGCCATGAGAGCTACTGTGCCGGAGACCAGCGGAGCGCTGAACGAAGTACCCCACCCTACTGCATAAGTGTTGAACGGGTAAGTCGTCATCACAGCTTCACCAGGGGCCGACAACCACACCGGCGGCGCACCATAGTTCGAGAACGCCGAAGGAGTATTGTTGTTCGAGGTTGAAGCGACGTCGATGACGTTAGGCAGTGCCGCCGGATATACGGTAGCCATTTGCCCATCATTCCCGGCGGACGCAACACAGATCACTCCGCGCATCGTCGCGTAATTGACCGCCGTCGCCAACTCCTGCGAGTAGGTAGTGAAATCGAAGCTCATGCTGATGACCTTGGCTCCGTGGTTCACTCCGTAGTAAATAGCGCGCAAAACATCGGATGCGTATCCGGCGCCACTGGCATTAAATGCCTTCAAAGGCATGATCTTGGCGTTGGGAGCAACCAGGTGCACGATGCCCGCGGTCATAGTCCCATGCCCAAATGCGGAATATTTCGTCTGGTCGACTACGCCAACAGTAGACTGATCGACAACGCCAACCGTGGACTGGTTGAGCTGCGCGGGTTGCGCTGAGCCATCAACCACTCCCACGGTCGACTGATTTATGTCTCCCATTTCCGACCCACCCGATTGATTTCGCGTGAAGTCGTAACCGTACACCAGTCGACTCTTAAGGATGGCATTGTTCGGATCAACGCCGGTATCGATAATTGCTACGGTAACGCCACTTCCATTCACCGCATAAGAAGATTGCGTTGTGCTGGTTCTGACAATTTGGTTCGGAGTTTGTAGAACGTAGCCTTCCCAAACAGTTGCACCGTAGTACGAGACCGGAGTTCTGTCGTTCAGGTAGTCAGGTGTGGCCCCGATCGAGGTTCCTTGTGTGGCTACAGCCTGGTCCTGTTCCACATTGGTAATGCCGCCGCCAGATAAGAGCTGCGTGATGACAACTACTGGGCTGAGAAGACTGGAAGTTGTTACAACGAAGAGTTGTCCATCAGGATCACCGATGCCTTCCAGCACCTTGCAGCCGAAAAGCAAGCAAGTCAGGTTCAAGCCGAGCAGGCCTTTAGTGTCGCGCACGATATAGCGATTAGTCGCGAGCAGTCCGCCCCCACCGAGCAATCCGCCTAGCAGCTGTGCGTTGGTTTTCGCAGGAGCCGCTGTAATGGCAAATGTTGGCTGGACGTATACGGCGAACAACGCCAGGATTAAAGTTGCGCAGACCCCCGCCTTCGCTCGGCTGCATTTTTCGACAAAAGTCTTGTGGCTAGTCATCGGATCTCCAGTGACTCTCGTATTGCCTCTGAAATGAGAAGGGGGACTACAGC of the Acidobacteriota bacterium genome contains:
- a CDS encoding cytochrome c oxidase subunit I gives rise to the protein MSSQIQLRSVVEPTGFLRKYIFSTNHKVVGLQYFSLSLFAVVTGMALSWLMRIHVAWSGARILGLEHMSATGAPGGVMTPEYYLSLMTLHGTIMIFFVLTLAPQNAFGNYFLPLQIGAEETAFPFVNMLSFWTTLAAFLVLLATLFVKDGPPISGWTAYPPMSAVGKDAGPGLGTGQNLWILSIGIFCIASIASSVNFMVTFIDMRSKGMWLLRLPLTCWAWFITAILSLLSFAVLLAAVVLLFLDRTAGTSFFLPANLLVSGKIEPHSGGSPLLWQHLFWFFGHPEVYITILPGFGIVSHVLACFSRKPILGYRLILGCMLAIGFLSFVVWGHHMFVSGMSPFSGFLFSIPTIIISLPATITTLLWLSTLWGGKLQFNTAMMFCLGFISTFVAGGLGGILLAHPAVDSYLHATYFVVGHLHMVMGVSAIFAIFAAIYFWYPKMFGRMLSERLGLIHFGLTFLGVYCIFMPMHLLGFSGNPRRYAMLSDDFLLPLIPLHKFITVAALITGAVQLIFLFNLFWSMYKGRPASENPWNATSLEWSTSSPPPNRNFVEQPIVNHGAYEYGQTGLVRDFVMQSDPENLKVTE